Proteins encoded within one genomic window of Psilocybe cubensis strain MGC-MH-2018 chromosome 2, whole genome shotgun sequence:
- a CDS encoding Carbonic anhydrase has product MSCSRKKFISDMNELFTGNTEYVTNMSEQNPGLLSTLAIEGQKPPFMLVDCSDSRVSEQDIFSAQPGTIFTAGNIANRFDEQDLNSNAVLSFAVESLKVKHVIVMGHYGCGGVAESMMPLKMSLTRPADIAVQCWIQPIRELYETSTRPEIVAHREACKLEPMSKVPHLHDAAFRALVEENVKSNVEKIAKSTVIRDHYADVTETNGSGPTIATASSAHLPVTEVFIHGFVYDVETGKVSDLGVSVGPPGRRLPPSPFPLVGGGKSG; this is encoded by the exons ATGTCATGTTCTCGCAAAAAATTCATCTCGGATATGAACGAACTTTTCACTGGGAACACTGAGTACGTGACGAACATGTCAGAGCAAAATCCCGGCCTCCTATCGACGCTGGCAATCGAAGGACAAA AACCCCCATTTATGCTGGTGGATTGTTCGGACAGTCG GGTTAGCGAGCAGGACATCTTCTCTGCCCAACCAGGGACAATATTTACAGCCGGAAACATCGCCAACCGGTTCGACGAGCAGGACCTGAACTC GAATGCCGTGCTCTCTTTTGCTGTGGAATCCCTGAAAGTGAAGCATGTCATCGTGATGGGCCACTATGGGTGTGGAGGAGTTGCGGAGTCAATGATGCCCCTCAAGATGTCGTTGACTCGACCAGCGGATATCGCCGTGCAGTGTTGGATACAGCCTATCAGGGAGTTGTATGAGACTTCGACGCG ACCTGAAATCGTTGCACATCGAGAAGCATGCAAACTTGAACCCATGAGCAAAGTTCCACACCTGCACGATG CCGCATTCCGTGCGCTTGTGGAGGAAAATGTAAAATCTAATGTGGAGAAGATTGCAAAATCGACTGTGATCCGAGAT CACTATGCAGACGTGACCGAAACGAACGGGTCAGGACCGACAATCGCGACGGCGAGCAGCGCGCATCTACCGGTGACGGAGGTGTTTATCCACGGGTTCGTGTATGACGTTGAGACGGGCAAAGTGTCGGACCTCGGTGTGTCTGTGGGACCGCCTGGGCGCAGGCTCCCGCCGAGCCCGTTTCCGTTGGTTGGGGGAGGGAAGAGTGGGTAG
- a CDS encoding Exosome complex component RRP46: MASDTRQDKRKHNEIREIRISYDGLARVDGSARFGFGMPVTPGDTAALASISGPIEVRLAAELPSKATFEVLVRPLSNVPATEAKSLAASIRSTLEPSLILTKNPRTLVQLVVQSLSPPRDALSLSAAMVNASSLALLKASSVPMKGVVAAVAVGQLSSGALVLDPSDEAEVVKGGGVFAFMFADGIGLNDSNTDCLWTSWKSTLGRYDEKELVAARELAREGAQEVYTAMRKSFEHSGEMGVNTNDEEDDDKMEI; the protein is encoded by the exons ATGGCCTCTGATACGCGACAAGATAAACGAAAACATAATGAGATACGGGAAATCCGGATATCGTACGATGGATTAGCAAGAGTAGATGGCTCGGCTCGGTTTGGTTTTGGTATGCCCGTCACg CCAGGTGATACGGCTGCGCTGGCCTCGATATCTGGGCCTATCGAAGTCAGGCTGGCCGCGGAGCTGCCTTCAAAAGCAACGTTTGAGGTGCTTGTTAGGCCGCTGTCGAATGTGCCAGCAACCGAGGCGAAATCGTTGGCGGCGAGTATACGGTCCACCCTCGAACCCTCGCTCATCTTGACGAAGAACCCGAGGACGCTTGTGCAGCTTGTTGTGCAGAGTCTGAGTCCGCCGCGTGATGCGTTGAGTCTGTCGGCTGCAATGGTGAATGCCAGCTCGTTGGCGCTGCTCAAAGCGAGCTCGGTGCCGATGAAAGGCGTCGTTGCGGCTGTAGCTGTGGGTCAGCTTTCGAGTGGAGCTCTTGTGCTTGATCCTAGTGATGAGGCTGAGGTTGTCAAGGGAGGAGGGGTGTTCGCCTTCATGTTTGCTGATGGCATAGGCCTGAACGACTCAAACACCGATTGcctttggacaagttggaaaTCGACATTGGGGAGATATGATGAGAAAGAGTTGGTTGCAGCGAGGGAGCTGGCGAGGGAAGGTGCACAAGAGGTTTACACCGCCATGAGGAAGAGCTTCGAACACTCGGGTGAGATGGGTGTCAACACcaatgatgaagaagacgacgatAAAATGGAGATTTGA